A single window of Vigna radiata var. radiata cultivar VC1973A chromosome 4, Vradiata_ver6, whole genome shotgun sequence DNA harbors:
- the LOC106758828 gene encoding trihelix transcription factor GT-3b has protein sequence MEGRHLHHHHHHRQQQQQQQHQHHHSHNITTGANVDATDRFPQWSIQETKEFLVIRAELDQTFMETKRNKQLWEVISNRMKEKGFHRSAEQCKCKWKNLVTRYKGCEAIEPEAMRQQFPFYNELQGIFASRMQRMLWAEAEGGSKKKVVQVSSEDEEEGNEESEGDQKGSVMKKKKKGKMVIGGGGSSSSNMESLKEIMEEFMRQQMQMEAQWMEAFEARENERRMKEMEWRQTMEALENERMMMDQRWREREEQRRIREELRADKRDALITALLNKLTREQM, from the exons atggAGGGTCGtcatctccatcaccatcaccatcaccggcagcagcagcagcaacaacaacatcagCATCACCACTCTCACAACATCACAACCGGTGCTAACGTGGATGCCACGGATAGGTTCCCCCAATGGAGCATCCAGGAGACAAAAGAGTTCCTCGTGATCCGTGCGGAGCTGGATCAGACTTTCATGGAGACAAAGAGGAACAAACAGCTCTGGGAAGTCATCTCCAACCGGATGAAGGAAAAGGGTTTCCATAGAAGCGCAGAACAGTGCAAGTGCAAGTGGAAAAACCTCGTTACCCGCTATAAG GGGTGTGAAGCGATAGAGCCAGAGGCGATGAGGCAGCAATTCCCGTTTTACAATGAGCTTCAAGGGATTTTCGCATCAAGGATGCAGAGAATGTTGTGGGCAGAAGCAGAAGGAGGGTCGAAGAAGAAGGTGGTGCAGGTATCATCAGAGGATGAGGAAGAGGGAAACGAAGAGAGTGAGGGAGATCAGAAGGGTAGCgtgatgaaaaagaagaagaaggggaaGATGGTAATAGGAGGAGGAGGGAGTAGCAGTAGCAATATGGAGAGTTTGAAGGAGATCATGGAGGAGTTCATGaggcaacagatgcagatggaggcaCAGTGGATGGAGGCGTTTGAGGCAAGGGAGAACGAGAGGAGGATGAAAGAGATGGAGTGGAGGCAAACCATGGAAGCATTGGAGAATGAGAGAATGATGATGGATCAGAGATGGAGAGAGAGGGAAGAGCAAAGAAGGATTAGGGAAGAACTTAGGGCTGACAAGAGAGATGCTCTAATCACAGCACTTCTCAACAAGCTCACAAGAGAACAGATGTAG